In Mycolicibacterium nivoides, the DNA window CCGCCATGTCACCGCCAGCCAGGGCGGGGCAGTGATCCTGGAGATGATCGCCTCGTTCCACCATCCCGAACCCGGACTCGACTGGTTCCCGCAAGCACCGCCCGCACTGGAGTTCGCGGCGGCAGTCCCCAAGGCCGAGGTGCTGGATTTCGGGGACAAGTTCGAACTGCGCACCACCCACGACGATGCCTCGGAGTTCGCCATCCCACCGTTCTGGGTCAGGGCCAGTACGCCAATCGAGGACGATCCGCTGATCCGCGCCTGCACGCTGACGTTCATGTCCGATCTCGGCCCGGTGCCCTCGGCGCTGCCACCGAATGTCCGGCTACGGTCCGATCTCGGCTTCGCGGCCAGCCTGGATCATTCGATCTGGTTTCACCGCCCGTTCCAGCCAGAGCGCTGGCATCGCTACGAGATCCAGCCGGCCAACCACAACGACTCGCGCGGCCTGGCGGTCGGTTCCCTTTACGACGCCGACACCACGCTGATCGCCAGCGTCACCCAGGAAGCCCTCTGGCGGATCTAGCGCGCGGGTTTGCGGCGCTCCATGGGCGGGCAGTCGGTGGCCATGAAGATCTCCGATGTCGCTTCCTGGCCAGTCCAGCTGGGTGCGGCGGCAAGGCACCGGCGGCTGTTCCACCCGAGCGGCGTACTCGCGCGGGGCAGTCTCGAGCGCACCTCGCCCATCGGCAGAGGTCTGCCGGTCTACTCGTGTGACGTCGTCGGGCGGTTGTCCAAGGGGGTCGGGACAGCGGATTCCCTGCCGGACATCGCGGGCCTGGCCTGGCGTCTGCCGCCGCAGTTGTCCGGCACGCCGTGGGATGTGCTGCTGGCCTCCACGCTGGCCGGAAATCGTTTTCTGTTGTGGCCGGCCAACTCCTGGGCGGGCATCACCTTCTCCAGCCTGATGCCGATGAGGTTCGAGGGAACGCTGTGGTGGCTCAGGGCCCGGCTCAACACGCAGTTCGACGGCTCGGGGCTGTCCCTCACCAGCGTGAATGCTCAGCTGGAACGCGGTGGCATGGAATTCGACATCGAACAGTCCTCGATCAGCGGCGAGTTCGAACCCTTGGCACGGCTGGTGCTGCGCGAGAAGCTTCCCCACGGTCGCGATGTCTCATTCGACCCCGTGCTGCACACCGCCGCCGGGGTTCGTCTGGTGCCGGATTGGTTGACCGATGTCCGGCGGGTCACCTACCATCGCAGCCGGATCGGCCGCTCCGCCGAATAGCCCGACCCGGAGTAACGCTCAGTCTGGTGGCGCGCCCCTTGCCTTTGGGCATACGCCTTAGAGCCGCGCCTTCACCGCGGCCGAAAGCCGCGCACCGTCGGCCTTGCCCGCGGCAATGGCCGTGGCGGCCTTCATCACCTGGCCCATCTGACGCATGCCGGGGCGCTCCCCGATCTGCTCGGCGACCTGCGCGATGGCGGTGTCGGCGACGTCGGCCAGCTCGGCGTCGGTCAGCGGGGTGGGCAGGTACTCGTCGATGACGCGGGCCTCGGCGTGCTCGTTGGCCGCCAATTCGCCCCGGCCGTTCTGGGTGTAGATCTCGGCGGCCTCGCCGCGCTTCTTCGATTCGCGGGCCAGTATCGCGATCACCTCGGCGTCGGACAGCTCCCGGGCCTGCTTGCCCGAGACTTCCTCGCTCTGGATCGCGGCCAGCACCATGCGCAGGGTGGCGGTGCGCAACTTGTCCTGCGACTTCATCGCGCCGGTCAGATCGGCGCGCAGCTTGTCCTTGAGGTCGGCCATAGCGTCAACCTACGCTGCGATCAGTCCTGGCCCGCTACGAATTTCGCATCGACCGACACCGCGACTTCGATATCGGCGGGTGAAAAGTCCAGTTCCGCCGCACCGCCGCCCTTGGGTGCGGCCATCGCGCGCATGGCCAACGGGGACGATGAGCCCTCCGGAGACCGGCCCAGCATGCCGGCATCGCCGATCGCCACCGGCCGGACCGGACCGAGGCCCAGTGCGTCGGAGAAGCGCTGGGCCCGGGTGACCGCGTCATGCACGGCGGCGGTGTGCACCCGGACGACGAGTTCGTCGCGATGCTTGGCGGTCAGTGCCCATTCGATTCGCGACAGCGAAAACCCGCCGGTTTCGGTGACGTGTCCGCCGACCCATCGCGCCATCGCGGTGAAATCGCTGAACTTGACCTCGAGCCCGGCGCTGGCATGGTGTACCAGGGGCAACTGCTTGCCCTCGTTGTTCCAGGGCCGGTCGGCCCAGGTGCGCACGTGGCCGGTGGACCACCAGGTGACCGGGCCGCCATCGGGGTTGTGCAGCGGTGCGATCGAGAACTTCACCGCGTCCACGTCGCGGACCACGCGTTCGTACACCGGCTCGATGGCCGGCCCCTCGTAGCCGACGGTGGCGTGCACGGTCGCACGCTCGGGCGGCTGAAAGGCGGAGAACGACCCACGCACGATGATCTCGGTCGACATGCCCACACGGTAGTTGCTGACGGGAACTACGGTGAATGCATGACGAGCGGCCGGCCATACCTTGCTCACGTATCGGCAGGGAACGTCATCCCGCTTCGTCCATTGAGCCTGACCGAAATCTTCAACGGCGCGGTCGCCTACGTCCGCACCAACCCCAAAGCGACGCTGGGGCTGGCCACCATCGTGGTGCTCGCCTCACAGATCATCACGCTTGCACTGCAAATCGGGCCGCTGTCCGCACTCGGCGAATTCGACTCCACGCTGCAGGGCGAGGCACCGTCGTCCGGGACCGTCGCGGTGTTCGCCGGTGGCGTGTTCACCGGCATCGTGGTCACGACCCTGGCCTCACTTCTGCTCAGCGGCATGCTCACGGTGGTGATCGGCCGCTCGGTGTTCGGTGGAAGCATCACGGTCGGTGAGGCGTGGCAGCGGCTGCGCGGCCGGTTACCGGCGCTGATCGGGCTGACGGTGTTGCAGGCCCTGGCTTTGGCTGTCGTCATTGCGGGCGTGGCGGTGGCGATCGCCGGTGCGGGCAGCATCGGCGGCGGGCTGGCCGCGTTCGCGATAGGTGCGCCGTTGGTGGCGCTCGCGATGGTCGGGGTGCTCTACGTGTCGACGGTTCTGCTGTTCGCCCCCGCGGTGATCGTGTTGGAACACCTAGGAATCGTCGCGGCGGTCAGGCGCTCATTCACGTTGGTGAACAAGGACTTCTGGCGGGTGCTCGGCATCTGGGTGCTGGCCACGATCGTGGCCGCGGTGATCGGCTGGGGTGTGGGTGCGCCGTTCAACGTCGCCGGGCAGATCATGACGATGATCGCCGACGGCCCCACGATGCCGGCGCTGGTCCTCAGCGCCGTCGGCTCCGCGATCGGGCAGATCGTCACCGCACCGTTCAGCGCGGGCGTGGTCGTGCTGCTCTACGCCGATCGCCGGTTCCGGGCCGAGGCGTTCGATCTGATGCTGCAGACGGGCGCGGGTGCACCGGCCGAAACCGCCGACCAACTCTGGCTGCCTGCCCCGGTACAGCTGAGGTGACGAGCATCGAAATCGACCGTGACGCCGCGCACGACGCCGCGCAGAACGAGCTGACCAAGCCGATCTACCCCCGGGCTTCACCGGCTGATCAAATCGTCGACTGGCTCAGGGATCTGCTGTACCGGATCACCGCCGCCGGCTCGGCGATCCCCGGCGGCTGGTTCACCATCTCGGTGCTGGTGATCCTGTTCGTTGTCGCCGTCGTGGTGGCCGTGCGGATCGCGCGGCGCACGATGCGCACCGCCCGCAGTGCGAACCAGGCCCTGTTCGGCAGCCAGGAGCTCAGCGCCGCGCAACACCGGTCGATCGCGGAACAATATGCCGCACAGGGTGATTGGTCGGCAGCGATCCGGCACCGGGTCCGCGCCCTGGCACGCCACCTTGAGGAAACCGGGGTACTCGACGCCGTCCCCGGGCGTACCGCGACCGAACTCGCCCGCGACGCCGCGGCAGCGCTGCCCGCTCTGTCCACCGAACTGTTCAGCGCGGCAAACACATTCAACGACGTCACCTACGGTGAGCGGCCGGGCACCGAATCGGCCTACCGGGCGATCGCGGCGCTCGACGAGGTCCAGGCGCAATGAGCCCCAGTTCGATAAGACACAGTCTCCGCACGGCCCGCTGGGTGCTGCTGACATTCGCCGTCGTCGTCGCGGTGGCTATCGCGACCGTCTATCTGACCGCACCGCGCCCGGGCGGGGCGATGGATCCCGAGTCCACGTCGCCGGAGGGCACCCACGCATTGGTCAGCCTGTTGCGCGACCACGGTGTCGAGGTGATCACCGCCGCCAACGTCGACGAGGTGGCGCGCGCCGCCCGGCCCGGCGCCCTGCTGGTGGTGGCGCAGACGATGTTCCTGTCCAGTGAGAAAACCGTTGCCCGGCTGGCCGATACCCCGGGCGACCTGCTGCTCGTCGCACCGATCGGGCTCACCCGCGAGAAGCTGGCCCCGCAGATCCAGCTCGACAAGCCCACGGAATTCGGCGGCGGAGAGCCGGATTGCGAACTGCCCGAGGCGAACCGGGCCGGCACGGCACAGTTGGGCACCACCGACACCTATGCGGCCGCCGGCGGTACTCCGGTGACCCTCTGTTACGACGGCGCACTGGCGCGCTACCACGACGGGCCACGCACCGTGACCGTGGTCGGCGCGGGCGACTTCATGACGAACTCGCGCCTGCTCAAAGAGGGCAATGCGGCACTGGCGATGAATCTGGCCGGCGCCGCACCCCGGGTGATCTGGTATGCGCCACAGCATTTCGAGGCCAGCTCGACGGCGAACGGCAAGCTGTCGGATCTGATGCCGCCGCAGGTCCGGTGGATCGTGCTGCAACTCTGCCTGGTGGTTGCGCTGCTGGCGGTGGCCCAGGCCCGGCGTCTCGGTCCGTTGGTCGCCGAATCCCTGCCGGTCGTGGTCCGCGCCTCGGAGACCGTCGAGGGACGTGGACGGCTCTACCGTTCCCGCCGGGCGCGCGACCGGGCCGCCGACGCGTTGCGCACCGCGACGCTGGGCCGGCTGCTGCCCAGGCTCGGGTTGACCACCTCGGCGGCACCGCAGGCCGTCGCGGCCGCCGTCGCCGCACGCTGCGGCACCGCCGCGAACTCGGCCGGCCACATCCTGTTCGGGCCGCCCCCGGTCTCCGACGCCGAACTCGTCCACCTCGCACACCAACTCGACGACATCGAAAGGCAGGTCGCACAGTCGTGACTCAGCCCACCTCCGAGAACGCCCGTGAAGCCCTGCTGGCCCTGCGCAACGAGATCGCCAAGGTGGTGGTCGGCCAGGACGCGGTGATCAGCGGCCTGGTGGTCGCGCTGCTGTGCCGAGGCCACGTGCTGCTCGAGGGGGTCCCCGGCGTGGCCAAGACCCTGTTGGTGCGCACCCTGGCCGCGGCGCTGCAGCTGGAGTTCAAGCGGGTGCAGTTCACACCGGACCTGATGCCCGGCGACGTCACGGGCTCCCTGGTGTATGACGCACGCACCGCCGAGTTCGAATTCCGCAGCGGCCCGGTGTTCACGAACCTGCTGCTGGCCGACGAGATCAACCGGACACCGCCGAAGACCCAGGCGGCGCTTCTGGAGGCCATGGAGGAACGTCAGGTCAGTGTCGACGGCCTACCTCGCCCGCTGCCCGACCCGTTCATCGTGGCGGCCACCCAGAACCCGATCGAGTACGAGGGCACCTATCAGCTGCCCGAGGCCCAACTGGACCGCTTTCTGCTGAAGCTCACCGTGCCGCTGCCGCCAAGGGATCAGGAGATCGCGATCCTGAGCCGGCACGCGCAGGGCTTCGATCCGCGCGACCTGTCGGCGGTGCGGCCGGTGGCCGGTGCGGCCGAGCTGGCGGCCGGACGCGACGCGGTGCGCCAGGTGCTGGCCGGTGACGAGGTGCTGGGCTACATCGTCGACATCGTCGGTGCCACCCGGCATTCCCCGTCGCTGCAGCTCGGTGTGTCACCGCGCGGCGCGACGGCCTTGCTGGCCACGGCAAGGTCGTGGGCCTGGCTGTCCGGCCGCAACTATGTGACCCCTGACGACGTGAAGGCGATGGCCCGGTCGACGCTGCGCCACCGGGTGGCGTTGCGCCCGGAGGCCGAGTTGGAGGGCGCCACCTCCGACGGAGTGTTGGACGGCATCCTGGCTGCCGTCCCGGTGCCGCGCTGATGGTTCTCACCGGCCGCGCCGGTCTGGTGGCACTGGTCTGTGTGCTGCCGATCGCGTTGGCCCCTTGGCCGGCAACGGCTTTCGTCATTCTGGCGGCGCTGTTGGCTGCGGCGGTGGCCGCCGATGTCGCGCTGGCCGGCGGCACCGGCGGGCTGCAGGTGACTCGTAGCGGCGAGTCCACCGCGCGCCTGGGTCAGACCGTCGATGCGGTGTTGACCGTGCGCAACACCGGGCGCCGCCGGGTGCGCGGCGCGATCCGCGATGCCTGGCCGCCCAGCGCGTCGGCGCGACCTCGCGCCCACCAGGTGAACATCGAGGCCGGAGAACGGGTTTCCCTGGCCACCCGGTTGCACCCCGTGCGCCGCGGTGATCAACGGTGCGAGCTGGTCACGGTGCGCTCGATCGGCCCGCTGGGACTGGCCGGCCGGCAACGCTCACGGCAACTGCCCGGGCAGGTGCGCATCCTGCCGCCGTTCCTGTCGCGCAAGCACCTGCCGTCCCGGCTGGCCAGGCTGCGGCAGTTGGACGGCGCGATCCCGGTACTGATCCGCGGTCAGGGCACCGAATTCGACTCGCTGCGTGAATATGTGGTCGGGGACGACGTCCGCTCGATCGACTGGCGGGCCACCGCCCGGCGTGCGGACGTGGTGGTGCGTACCTGGCGTCCGGAACGCGACCGGCGGGTGGTGATCGTGCTCGACACCGGACGCACCTCGGCGGGCCGGGTCGGGGTGGACCCCACCTCGCTGGATCCGGGCGGATGGCCGCGGCTGGACTGGTCGATGGACGCGGCGTTGCTGCTGGCAGCCCTGGCCTCGCGGGCCGGGGATCACGTCGATTTCCTGGCCATCGACCGGGTGACCCGCGCCGGGGTGTTCAATGCCTCGCGCACCGAACTGCTGGCCACGCTGGTCTCGGCGATGGCGCCCCTGCAGCCCGCTCTGGTGGAATCCGATGCGACCGCGATGGTTTCGGCGGTATCGCGCCGGGTGCGGGGCCGGGCGCTGGTGGTCCTGCTGACAGACCTGAATGCCTCTGCGCTCGACGAGGGTTTGATGACGGTGCTGCCGCTACTGTCGGCACGCCATCAGGTGCTGCTGGCCGCGGTCGCCGATCCGCGGGTGGACCAGTTGGCGGCCGGCCGTTCCGACGCCGCGCAGGTGTATGACGCCGCCGCTGCCGAACGGGCCCGTAATGACCGTCGCGCCATCGCGTCACGGCTGCGCGGGCACGGCGTCGATGTGGTCGACGCCCCGCCCGAAGACCTGGCGCCGGCGCTGGCTGACCACTACCTCGCGATGAAGGCGGCGGGAAAGCTCTAAGCGGTGGGAACCAGATCGGGTGCGTCTTCGAGGTCGCCGCTGTCCCCCGCCCGCACGGCCTTGCGCCCGAAGTGGAACACATAGCCCAGGAAGGCCAGTTCGGCCGCGACGCCGATACCGATCCGCATCCAGGTGGGCAGCGGAGAAGGGGTCACCAGGGCCTCGATCAGACCGGACACCAACAGCACGACGGCCAGTCCGACCGCGGCGGCGACCACTGCCCGGCCCTGTTCGGCCAGCACCTGCGCCCGCGGCCGGTTGCCGGGCGCGATCACCATCCAGCCCAGCCGCATCCCCACCGCGGCGGCCAGGAACACGGCGGTCAGCTCGAGCAGTCCGTGCGGGGTGATAAGGCCGAGGAAGAAATCCCCCTTGCCCGCGCTGAACATCAACCCGGCGATCAGGCCGAGGTTCGCCGCGTTCTGGAACAGCACGTACGGGATGGGCAGCCCGAGCAGGATCGCGAAGGCGATGCATTGGGCGGCTACCCAGGAGTTGTTCACCCAGACCTGCAGGGCGAACGACCCGGCCGGGTGCTCGCTGTAGTAGGACTCGAAGTCGTGGTTGACCAATTCGTCGATCTCGCTGGGGGTTCCGACGGCCGCGTGCACATCGGGGTTTCCCGATACCCACAGCGCCAGCGCCACGGTCACGATGAAGAATGCCACCGCGGATCCCAGCCACCAACGCCAGGACCGGTAGGCCACCACCGGGAAGGACACCGTCCAGAACCGGACGAACTCACGCCACAGCGGGGCGTGCGCTCCGGTCACCGCGGCGCGTGCCCGGGCCACCAGCCCGGACAGCCGTCCCACCAGGACCGAATCCTGCGAGGCCGATCGCACCATCGACAGGTGCGTGGAGACCCGCTGATAGAGGTCGACGAGCTCGTCGACCTCGGCACCGGTCAACCGGCGGCGTCGTTTTACCAACTGCTCCAACCGGTCCCAGGTGGGGCGATGGGCCACGACGAACGCATCGACATCCACCTGGCAAAGCGTAGTCGGTAGCGTGTGTCGGTATGGTTTGGCAGCCCGCGCCGGTGGTGACCGGGGACGCCGTCGTCCTCGACGTGGCGATCGCCCAGTTGCCCGTGCGCACCCTGGCCGCATTGATCGACATCGTGGTCATCGCCGTCGGGTACGTGGTGGGCGTGGTGTTGTGGTCGATCACCCTCACCCAGCTCGACGAGGCATTGTCGGCCGCGATCCTGATCATCTTCACGGTGCTGACCCTGGTGGGCTATCCGGTGCTGATGGAGACCGCGACGCGTGGCCGGTCGCTGGGCAAGATGGCGTTGGGCCTGCGGGTGGTCGCCGACGACGGCGGCCCGGAACGTTTCCGCCAGGCGCTGTTCCGCGGCCTGGCCGGGTTCGTCGAGATCTGGATGCTCACCGGTGGGCCCGCCGTGATCTGCAGCCTGGTGTCGGCCAAGGGCAAACGCCTCGGCGACATCTTCGCCGGGACCGTGGTGATCAGTGAGCGCGGACCCAAGCTGAACCCGCCTCCCGTCATGCCCCCGGCGCTGGCCTGGTGGGCCGCCTCGCTGGAACTGTCGGGCCTCGGCCCCGAGCAGGCCGAGTTGGCCCGGCAGTTCCTGTCGCGGTCGGCTCAGCTCGATCCGCGGATACGCCATGAGATGGGGCACCGGATCTTCGGTGAGGTGGCCTCGCGCATCTCGCCGCCGCCACCGCCCGGCGCACCGGCCGAATACGTGCTGGCAGCGGTGCTGGCCGAGCGGCACCGTCGCGCACTGGCCCGGCTGATGCCGCAGGCCCGTGCGGCGGCGTATCCGGCGGCCTATCCCGGCTATCCCCCACCACCGCCGACCAGCGGTTTCACCCCGCCCAGCTAGAGTGTGGGACATCACTGTCCCATTTTGGCCCGATCGTGCTACATTTTGATCCATGACCAATTCGGCAGCGACGCACAGCGGGCCGCGCGAGCGCACCCGCAAGGCGATCCTCGATGCCGCGATGACGGTCCTGGCCGACCATCCGACGGCGTCGCTCAGCGATATCGCGACCGCCGCTGACGTCGGCCGCAGCACAGTGCACCGGTACTACCCTGAGCGCACCGATCTTCTGCGCGCCCTCGCCCGGCACGTCCACGAGCTCAGCACCGCCGCAATCGACCGCGCGGACCCCACGCACGGGCCGGCCGACGCCGCGCTGCGCCGCGTGGTGGAATGCCAGCTCGATCTGGGCCCGATCGTGCTCTACGTCTACAGCGAGCCGACGATCCTGGCCGATCCAGAGCTGGCCGCCTATCTGGACACCGGCGACGAGGCGATCGTCGAAGTACTCAACCGAGCGTCAGTCGACAGGCCCGAATACCCCCCAGGGTGGGCCCGGCGCGTGTTCTGGGCCCTGCTCGACGCCGGCTATGAAGCCGCCAAGCAGGACGGCACCCCGCGCCACCAAATCGTCGACGCCATCATGACCAGCCTGACCGCGGGCACCATTCAATTTCCGCGCGGCTGACCCCAAACTTGCTTGGAGAAACCCAATGTCCACCTGCCTCGACGGCAGCCCGGCTGTGACGCCGACCCCGAAACGCGCCTGGGTGGCGCTCGCGGTCCTCATGCTGCCGGTTCTGCTGATCGCCATCGACAACACCGTCCTGGCCTTCGCCCTTCCGGCGATCGCCGAGGACTTCCGACCCGCGGCGTCCACTCAGCTGTGGATCGTCGACGTCTACTCCCTGGTGCTGGCCGCGCTGCTGGTCGCCATGGGCGGCCTCGGTGACCGGTTCGGCCGGCGCCGCCTGCTGCTCATCGGCGCCACGGGCTTCGCGATCGTCTCGGCCGCCGCGGCCTTCGCGCCGAGTGCGGCCTACCTGGTCGCCGCGCGCGCGGCGCTCGGCGTCTTCGGCGCGATGCTGATGCCGTCGACGCTGTCGCTGATCCGCAACATCTTCGTCGACGCGTCCGCGCGCCGGCTCGCGATCGCCATCTGGGCCTCGTGCTTCACGGCGGGCTCGACGCTGGGCCCGATCGTCGGCGGCGCGCTGCTGCAGCATTTCCATTGGGGCTCGGTGTTCCTCGTGGCCGTGCCGATCCTGCTGCCGCTGCTGGTGCTGGGTCCCCGACTGGTACCGGAATCGCGTGACCCGAACCCGGGCCCGCTGGATCTGGTGAGCGTGTCCCTGTCGTTCACCGCGATGCTGCCGTTCGTGTGGGCGATCAAGACCGCTGCCCACGACGGCTTCTCAGGTGGCGTCGTCGCGGCGTTCGCGATCGGCATCGTCTCCGGCGTGCTGTTCGTGCGCCGGCAGAACCGCAGTGCCACACCGATGCTCGACATGGGCCTGTTCTCCTACGCGCCGTTCAGCGCGTCGATCCTGGCGAACTTCCTGTCG includes these proteins:
- the lfrA gene encoding efflux MFS transporter LfrA is translated as MSTCLDGSPAVTPTPKRAWVALAVLMLPVLLIAIDNTVLAFALPAIAEDFRPAASTQLWIVDVYSLVLAALLVAMGGLGDRFGRRRLLLIGATGFAIVSAAAAFAPSAAYLVAARAALGVFGAMLMPSTLSLIRNIFVDASARRLAIAIWASCFTAGSTLGPIVGGALLQHFHWGSVFLVAVPILLPLLVLGPRLVPESRDPNPGPLDLVSVSLSFTAMLPFVWAIKTAAHDGFSGGVVAAFAIGIVSGVLFVRRQNRSATPMLDMGLFSYAPFSASILANFLSIVGLIGFIFFISQHLQLVLGLSPLAAGLVTLPGAVVSMIAGLAVVKAAKRFAADKLMIFGLVFVAAGFGLILAFRHDLSVAAVIASFVVLELGVGVSQTVSNDTIVASVPAAKAGAASAVSETAYELGAVVGTATLGTIFTAFYRNNIQVPAGLTPAQAADAGESIGGATSVAADLPAEIAQRLLDSARLAFDSGIAPTAIIAATLALAAAGIVAAAFRRQAQR
- a CDS encoding TetR/AcrR family transcriptional regulator, with the translated sequence MTNSAATHSGPRERTRKAILDAAMTVLADHPTASLSDIATAADVGRSTVHRYYPERTDLLRALARHVHELSTAAIDRADPTHGPADAALRRVVECQLDLGPIVLYVYSEPTILADPELAAYLDTGDEAIVEVLNRASVDRPEYPPGWARRVFWALLDAGYEAAKQDGTPRHQIVDAIMTSLTAGTIQFPRG
- a CDS encoding DUF4129 domain-containing protein — translated: MTSIEIDRDAAHDAAQNELTKPIYPRASPADQIVDWLRDLLYRITAAGSAIPGGWFTISVLVILFVVAVVVAVRIARRTMRTARSANQALFGSQELSAAQHRSIAEQYAAQGDWSAAIRHRVRALARHLEETGVLDAVPGRTATELARDAAAALPALSTELFSAANTFNDVTYGERPGTESAYRAIAALDEVQAQ
- a CDS encoding DUF58 domain-containing protein codes for the protein MVLTGRAGLVALVCVLPIALAPWPATAFVILAALLAAAVAADVALAGGTGGLQVTRSGESTARLGQTVDAVLTVRNTGRRRVRGAIRDAWPPSASARPRAHQVNIEAGERVSLATRLHPVRRGDQRCELVTVRSIGPLGLAGRQRSRQLPGQVRILPPFLSRKHLPSRLARLRQLDGAIPVLIRGQGTEFDSLREYVVGDDVRSIDWRATARRADVVVRTWRPERDRRVVIVLDTGRTSAGRVGVDPTSLDPGGWPRLDWSMDAALLLAALASRAGDHVDFLAIDRVTRAGVFNASRTELLATLVSAMAPLQPALVESDATAMVSAVSRRVRGRALVVLLTDLNASALDEGLMTVLPLLSARHQVLLAAVADPRVDQLAAGRSDAAQVYDAAAAERARNDRRAIASRLRGHGVDVVDAPPEDLAPALADHYLAMKAAGKL
- a CDS encoding RDD family protein, with translation MVWQPAPVVTGDAVVLDVAIAQLPVRTLAALIDIVVIAVGYVVGVVLWSITLTQLDEALSAAILIIFTVLTLVGYPVLMETATRGRSLGKMALGLRVVADDGGPERFRQALFRGLAGFVEIWMLTGGPAVICSLVSAKGKRLGDIFAGTVVISERGPKLNPPPVMPPALAWWAASLELSGLGPEQAELARQFLSRSAQLDPRIRHEMGHRIFGEVASRISPPPPPGAPAEYVLAAVLAERHRRALARLMPQARAAAYPAAYPGYPPPPPTSGFTPPS
- a CDS encoding AAA family ATPase translates to MTQPTSENAREALLALRNEIAKVVVGQDAVISGLVVALLCRGHVLLEGVPGVAKTLLVRTLAAALQLEFKRVQFTPDLMPGDVTGSLVYDARTAEFEFRSGPVFTNLLLADEINRTPPKTQAALLEAMEERQVSVDGLPRPLPDPFIVAATQNPIEYEGTYQLPEAQLDRFLLKLTVPLPPRDQEIAILSRHAQGFDPRDLSAVRPVAGAAELAAGRDAVRQVLAGDEVLGYIVDIVGATRHSPSLQLGVSPRGATALLATARSWAWLSGRNYVTPDDVKAMARSTLRHRVALRPEAELEGATSDGVLDGILAAVPVPR
- a CDS encoding GatB/YqeY domain-containing protein, whose product is MADLKDKLRADLTGAMKSQDKLRTATLRMVLAAIQSEEVSGKQARELSDAEVIAILARESKKRGEAAEIYTQNGRGELAANEHAEARVIDEYLPTPLTDAELADVADTAIAQVAEQIGERPGMRQMGQVMKAATAIAAGKADGARLSAAVKARL
- a CDS encoding DUF4350 domain-containing protein, with translation MSPSSIRHSLRTARWVLLTFAVVVAVAIATVYLTAPRPGGAMDPESTSPEGTHALVSLLRDHGVEVITAANVDEVARAARPGALLVVAQTMFLSSEKTVARLADTPGDLLLVAPIGLTREKLAPQIQLDKPTEFGGGEPDCELPEANRAGTAQLGTTDTYAAAGGTPVTLCYDGALARYHDGPRTVTVVGAGDFMTNSRLLKEGNAALAMNLAGAAPRVIWYAPQHFEASSTANGKLSDLMPPQVRWIVLQLCLVVALLAVAQARRLGPLVAESLPVVVRASETVEGRGRLYRSRRARDRAADALRTATLGRLLPRLGLTTSAAPQAVAAAVAARCGTAANSAGHILFGPPPVSDAELVHLAHQLDDIERQVAQS
- a CDS encoding phosphodiesterase; this encodes MKISDVASWPVQLGAAARHRRLFHPSGVLARGSLERTSPIGRGLPVYSCDVVGRLSKGVGTADSLPDIAGLAWRLPPQLSGTPWDVLLASTLAGNRFLLWPANSWAGITFSSLMPMRFEGTLWWLRARLNTQFDGSGLSLTSVNAQLERGGMEFDIEQSSISGEFEPLARLVLREKLPHGRDVSFDPVLHTAAGVRLVPDWLTDVRRVTYHRSRIGRSAE
- a CDS encoding SIMPL domain-containing protein, yielding MSTEIIVRGSFSAFQPPERATVHATVGYEGPAIEPVYERVVRDVDAVKFSIAPLHNPDGGPVTWWSTGHVRTWADRPWNNEGKQLPLVHHASAGLEVKFSDFTAMARWVGGHVTETGGFSLSRIEWALTAKHRDELVVRVHTAAVHDAVTRAQRFSDALGLGPVRPVAIGDAGMLGRSPEGSSSPLAMRAMAAPKGGGAAELDFSPADIEVAVSVDAKFVAGQD
- a CDS encoding stage II sporulation protein M, which produces MDVDAFVVAHRPTWDRLEQLVKRRRRLTGAEVDELVDLYQRVSTHLSMVRSASQDSVLVGRLSGLVARARAAVTGAHAPLWREFVRFWTVSFPVVAYRSWRWWLGSAVAFFIVTVALALWVSGNPDVHAAVGTPSEIDELVNHDFESYYSEHPAGSFALQVWVNNSWVAAQCIAFAILLGLPIPYVLFQNAANLGLIAGLMFSAGKGDFFLGLITPHGLLELTAVFLAAAVGMRLGWMVIAPGNRPRAQVLAEQGRAVVAAAVGLAVVLLVSGLIEALVTPSPLPTWMRIGIGVAAELAFLGYVFHFGRKAVRAGDSGDLEDAPDLVPTA
- a CDS encoding acyl-CoA thioesterase, translated to MAALSWIAQLLQFDRHGDDFCIREPRRGAVERLFGGLIAAQSLAAAGATVDDGKLPQSLHAYFVRGGRYDADVEFHVDRIRDGRAFATRHVTASQGGAVILEMIASFHHPEPGLDWFPQAPPALEFAAAVPKAEVLDFGDKFELRTTHDDASEFAIPPFWVRASTPIEDDPLIRACTLTFMSDLGPVPSALPPNVRLRSDLGFAASLDHSIWFHRPFQPERWHRYEIQPANHNDSRGLAVGSLYDADTTLIASVTQEALWRI